One Melanotaenia boesemani isolate fMelBoe1 chromosome 8, fMelBoe1.pri, whole genome shotgun sequence DNA segment encodes these proteins:
- the vwa5b2 gene encoding von Willebrand factor A domain-containing protein 5B1 isoform X2 — protein sequence MVGLRNRSTWEPLLLKASSIKSCANGCSMGITAHLTYANADIESVEGVFVYPLGEKEVVVGFEAVIAGRLVGVQIQSRGKVKDCCLDCCPGSGLDGHCGNGREWGCCGTSSLDMQCTNGHLILDEDLERTTFIVGCGIIGPMDIVSVVISTTLELPTLENGAIRIVYPTLLTPIVTGQMTASKSENGGKSEETGGTSCFGATPGKQDRALDAAQQCSHTIFTSPAANLAPYELNFQLLVRAACLLAGLESPTHALRADADPSAQSASATYITLAQEHPYDRHIEIILHLSEPHSPLVILERGRLSFSQYEQQTSSRRDFIRCTRKDSDPERKLEFVRRRYHKDILCSPVLMLNFCPDLLSEPLELYKASRELLFLVDRSGSMSGTNIHRVKEAMVVALKSLPSGTMLNIVGFGTTIKPLFTSSKLCTDVTLKQAYEYIQRMRADMRGTNLLGALSWLCQQPMQRSYPRQVFIITDGSISNVAKVLELVRRNTCTGRCFGLGLGTRACRRLLQGMAKLTGGTTEFLDDEERLQPKLIKSLKKAFEPVLTDVRIDWYLPENMEALLSPNEIPPLYPGDCLIGYCTLYDMTNFKAKKIESQGQDYKGFHRGSTGSVFGQSNDELSPPPASELMPVVTHADGTDLEEALREISREISSEFSCARDTDPGTSPGVELDMSSDIRRRIQESSYIQEQYVLTHCSLSSERSLQTQSQSHVHVSNSDSAGGTFLSDSHCSGPVLDTGSLPQGLEKMAPPEQRSSLSRWADPAWQQNLSAETPDNDARKNGCLERSEEYRRRQKALARSTMAARSFSSPQGELEMHRLRRALERVSFDQTLGGRLDESDGETKPSSRGTVSHRSLTDSNGLLFPASPLDWDNLTDPEYFFTAVPPEDPPPGQCRSLIHGHLSGKPVSWEVTVDLGHLWTPEGEEITGVDRCGGGGEEGGKPWEEIIHQLTARSVIKDFEKMAEKESDNGHGSVKRHRMKAIQTSKHCNIICMYTAFTTTDSSANKGLTRGMDVYNTGIHMGRRLSSQSGSHKQRAYSVGLGRRCTSKDSEEVEDNYNSTDVGGIGYCAMAPAATGSTCSRSQRSIESKSMESFFGTRFPLGRLRSSISSGKQVPLKSHCLSAETDKQPDSEAPDYLPLVHLQLASGAFLLTEIYSDCVQIPLDRLKRASPYSLHRRSLSPAFRCTSPSAPSLSTTAKPPGALASHHVTFSPSACSLTKPTAPPFHHTPDDTPLILESKLLRRHLSDRDPATSPPDFPSSEEGSLELSVGLSQSQSLGQADSGRGSETDVCEGISAEPPDLQSSSLLAQEDLEGSSWATAVALAWLEHRCAGYFMEWELVAAKADFWLRCQELPEGVDLAGLRGAARQLFLLLRHWDENIKLNMLCYNPNNM from the exons ATGGTGGGGCTGAGAAATCGCTCAACATGGGAACCACTGCTGCTCAAGGCCTCCAGCATCAAGTCTTGTGCCAACGGCTGCTCGATGGGCATCACTGCACACCTTACATACGCCAACGCTGATATAGAGTCTGTCGAAG GTGTTTTTGTGTACCCTCTCGGGGAAAAGGAGGTTGTGGTGGGCTTTGAGGCTGTGATCGCAGGCCGGCTAGTGGGGGTACAGATCCAGAGCCGAGGGAAGGTGAAAGACTGCTGTTTGGATTGCTGCCCTGGATCTGGTCTTGATGGACACTGTGGGAATGGCCGGGAGTGGGGCTGCTGCGGGACTTCCAGCTTGGATATGCAATGCACTAACG gGCATCTCATCCTGGATGAAGACCTGGAAAGAACCACTTTCATTGTGGGCTGTGGTATCATTGGCCCCATGGACATAGTGTCTGTTGTTATAAGCACTACGCTAGAACTCCCTACATTAGAAAACGGAGCAATTCGCATTGTCTACCCAACACTGCTTACACCGATCGTGACAGGCCAGATGACTGCAAGCAAGAGTGAAAATGGAGGGAAATCTGAGGAAACTGG GGGAACAAGCTGTTTTGGTGCCACCCCAGGGAAACAGGACAGAGCTTTGGACGCTGCGCAGCAGTGCTCCCACACCATCTTCACCAGTCCAGCTGCCAACCTGGCACCATATGAGCTCAACTTCCAGCTGCTGGTCAGAGCAGCCTGTCTGCTGGCTG GACTGGAGAGTCCTACTCATGCTTTGAGGGCAGACGCTGACCCGAGTGCCCAAAGTGCCTCTGCCACCTACATCACCTTGGCACAAGAGCATCCATATGACAGACACATAGAGATCATTTTGCACCTCAGTG AACCTCACAGTCCATTGGTCATCTTAGAGAGAGGCAGGCTGTCCTTCagccagtatgagcagcagacCTCTTCACGCCGTGATTTCATTCGCTGCACCCGCAAAGATTCAGACCCCGAAAGAAAG CTTGAGTTTGTGAGGAGGCGATACCACAAGGACATCCTCTGTAGCCCCGTTCTGATGCTCAATTTCTGCCCTGACTTGCTGTCTGAACCTCTGGAGCTGTACAAAGCCAGCAGAGAGTTGCTGTTCCTTGTTGATCGTAGTGGCAGCATGAGTGGCACCAACATTCATCGAGTAAAG gaAGCCATGGTGGTGGCTCTGAAGAGTCTGCCTTCTGGTACAATGCTCAACATTGTCGGCTTTGGGACCACGATCAAACCTCTGTTCACCTCCAGCAAGCTCTGCACTGAT GTGACTCTAAAGCAGGCCTATGAATACATCCAGAGGATGAGAGCAGATATGAGAGGCACCAACCTCCTGGGGGCACTGTCCTGGCTCTGCCAGCAGCCCATGCAGCGCTCATATCCTCGTCAGGTCTTCATCATCACGGATGGGTCTATAAGCAATGTGGCCAAAGTGCTGGAGCTGGTACGCAGAAACACATGCACTGGCAG ATGCTTTGGGCTAGGACTTGGCACCCGAGCCTGCAGGAGACTCCTGCAGGGCATGGCCAAACTGACAGGAGGGACCACAGAGTTCTTGGATGATGAAGAGAGACTACAGCCCAAG TTAATCAAGTCTCTAAAAAAGGCCTTTGAACCTGTGCTGACTGATGTTAGGATTGACTGGTACCTGCCAGAGAACATGGAAGCTCTTCTTTCACCCAATGAAATCCCTCCACTCTACCCTGGTGACTGCCTCATTGGATACTGCACTCTTTATGACATGACCAATTTCAAAGCAAAAAAGATAGAG TCTCAGGGTCAGGACTATAAAGGATTTCACCGTGGCTCTACTGGGTCAGTTTTTGGCCAGTCAAATGATGAGCTTTCACCTCCTCCTGCTTCTGAGTTAATGCCTGTGGTGACACATGCAGATGGCACTGACCTGGAGGAAGCTCTGAGGGAAATTTCCAGAGAAATTTCTTCTGAGTTCTCCTGTGCCAGAGACACTGACCCTGGAACCAGTCCAG GTGTGGAGCTGGACATGTCCAGTGATATAAGGAGGAGGATCCAGGAGAGTTCTTATATTCAGGAGCAGTATGTTCTCACTCACTGCTCCCTCAGCAGTGAGCGTAGTCTTCAAACTCAGTCCCAGTCGCATGTACATGTCTCGAACTCAGATTCTGCAGGCGGGACCTTTCTGTCTGATTCTCATTGCTCTGGTCCAGTGTTGGATACAGGGTCTCTACCACAAGGCCTTGAGAAGATGGCCCCTCCAGAACAGAGGTCATCCTTGTCTCGATGGGCAGACCCAGCATGGCAGCAAAACCTTTCAGCTGAAACTCCTGACAACGATGCGAGAAAG AATGGGTGTTTGGAGAGAAGCGAGGAATATCGTAGGAGGCAGAAAGCACTAGCACGTTCAACTATGGCAGCACGAAGTTTCTCATCACCCCAGGGTGAACTAGAGATGCATCGCCTTAGGAGAGCTCTGGAGAGGGTCTCTTTTGACCAGACACTAGGAGGGAGACTGGATGAAAGTGATGGGGAAACAAAGCCTTCATCAAGAGGGACAGTTTCCCACCGGAGCCTCACAGACTCCA ATGGACTCCTGTTTCCTGCCTCTCCCCTGGACTGGGATAACCTCACAGACCCTGAGTATTTCTTCACTGCTGTACCTCCAGAGGATCCTCCACCAGGTCAGTGCCGCTCCTTGATTCACGGCCACCTGAGCGGCAAACCAGTGTCCTGGGAGGTCACTGTGGACCTGGGGCATCTCTGGACCCCTGAGGGTGAGGAAATCACAGGGGTTGATAGATGTGGAGGTGGAGGGGAAGAAGGAGGGAAACCATGGGAGGAGATCATTCACCAACTGACTGCTCGCTCAGTTATAAAGGACTTTGAGAAAATGGCAGAAAAGGAGAGTGATAATGGACATG GTTCAGTTAAACGACACCGTATGAAGGCTATTCAGACAAGTAAGCATTGTAACATCATCTGTATGTACACAGCCTTCACTACCACAGACAGCAGCGCCAACAAAGGCTTGACGAGAGGCATGGATGTTTACAACACTG ggATTCATATGGGAAGGAGACTGAGTTCTCAGTCAGGTAGTCACAAGCAGAGAGCCTACTCTGTGGGACTGGGCAGACGGTGTACCAGCAAAGACAGCGAAGAGGTCGAAGACAACTATAACTCTACAG ATGTAGGTGGCATCGGCTACTGTGCTATGGCCCCTGCAGCAACTGGCAGCACCTGCAGTCGTTCACAGCGATCCATAGAGAGCAAGTCAATGGAGAGCTTCTTTGGGACCAG GTTCCCACTAGGCAGACTCAGGTCTTCCATCTCGTCAGGGAAGCAGGTTCCTCTGAAGTCCCACTGTTTATCTGCAGAGACTGACAAACAACCTGACAGTGAAGCTCCTGACTACCTGCCTCTG GTGCATCTGCAGCTTGCGTCAGGAGCTTTTCTGCTCACAGAGATTTACTCCGACTGTGTCCAGATCCCTCTGGACCGACTTAAAAGAGCATCACCTTACAGTCTGCATCGTCGCAGTCTCAGTCCAGCCTTCCGCTGTACATCTCCTAGTGCTCCCTCTTTATCTACCACTGCCAAACCTCCAGGCGCTCTCGCTAGCCACCATGTTACCTTTTCTCCCTCTGCGTGCTCCCTCACCAAGCCAACTGCTCCTCCTTTCCATCACACTCCAGATGACACCCCACTGATTTTGGAGTCAAAGCTTTTAAGAAGACACTTATCTGACCGAGACCCTGCCACCTCACCCCCTGACTTCCCCAGCTCTGAAGAAGGCTCTTTGGAGCTATCTGTCGGCCTCTCTCAGAGCCAGAGCCTTGGCCAAGCGGACAGTGGTCGTGGTTCAGAGACAGACGTCTGTGAGGGCATTTCAGCTGAGCCACCAGACCTCCAGAGCAGCAGCCTGCTGGCTCAGGAGGATTTGGAGGGCTCAAGCtgggccacagctgtggctctGGCTTGGCTGGAGCACCGATGTGCTGGCTACTTCATGGAGTGGGAGCTAGTAGCAGCAAAAGCAGACTTCTGGCTACGTTGTCAGGAGCTGCCAGAGGGTGTGGACCTGGCAGGGCTCAGAGGAGCAGCCAGACAGCTGTTCCTGCTGCTGCGCCACTGGGATGAGAATATTAAACTTAACATGCTGTGTTATAACCCCAATAACATGTGA
- the vwa5b2 gene encoding von Willebrand factor A domain-containing protein 5B1 isoform X4, translating to MVGLRNRSTWEPLLLKASSIKSCANGCSMGITAHLTYANADIESVEGVFVYPLGEKEVVVGFEAVIAGRLVGVQIQSRGKVKDCCLDCCPGSGLDGHCGNGREWGCCGTSSLDMQCTNGHLILDEDLERTTFIVGCGIIGPMDIVSVVISTTLELPTLENGAIRIVYPTLLTPIVTGQMTASKSENGGKSEETGGTSCFGATPGKQDRALDAAQQCSHTIFTSPAANLAPYELNFQLLVRAACLLAGLESPTHALRADADPSAQSASATYITLAQEHPYDRHIEIILHLSEPHSPLVILERGRLSFSQYEQQTSSRRDFIRCTRKDSDPERKLEFVRRRYHKDILCSPVLMLNFCPDLLSEPLELYKASRELLFLVDRSGSMSGTNIHRVKEAMVVALKSLPSGTMLNIVGFGTTIKPLFTSSKLCTDVTLKQAYEYIQRMRADMRGTNLLGALSWLCQQPMQRSYPRQVFIITDGSISNVAKVLELVRRNTCTGRCFGLGLGTRACRRLLQGMAKLTGGTTEFLDDEERLQPKLIKSLKKAFEPVLTDVRIDWYLPENMEALLSPNEIPPLYPGDCLIGYCTLYDMTNFKAKKIESQGQDYKGFHRGSTGSVFGQSNDELSPPPASELMPVVTHADGTDLEEALREISREISSEFSCARDTDPGTSPGVELDMSSDIRRRIQESSYIQEQYVLTHCSLSMLDTGSLPQGLEKMAPPEQRSSLSRWADPAWQQNLSAETPDNDARKNGCLERSEEYRRRQKALARSTMAARSFSSPQGELEMHRLRRALERVSFDQTLGGRLDESDGETKPSSRGTVSHRSLTDSNGLLFPASPLDWDNLTDPEYFFTAVPPEDPPPGQCRSLIHGHLSGKPVSWEVTVDLGHLWTPEGEEITGVDRCGGGGEEGGKPWEEIIHQLTARSVIKDFEKMAEKESDNGHGSVKRHRMKAIQTSKHCNIICMYTAFTTTDSSANKGLTRGMDVYNTGIHMGRRLSSQSGSHKQRAYSVGLGRRCTSKDSEEVEDNYNSTDRDDTPASPCSVTSWDSNVGGIGYCAMAPAATGSTCSRSQRSIESKSMESFFGTRFPLGRLRSSISSGKQVPLKSHCLSAETDKQPDSEAPDYLPLVHLQLASGAFLLTEIYSDCVQIPLDRLKRASPYSLHRRSLSPAFRCTSPSAPSLSTTAKPPGALASHHVTFSPSACSLTKPTAPPFHHTPDDTPLILESKLLRRHLSDRDPATSPPDFPSSEEGSLELSVGLSQSQSLGQADSGRGSETDVCEGISAEPPDLQSSSLLAQEDLEGSSWATAVALAWLEHRCAGYFMEWELVAAKADFWLRCQELPEGVDLAGLRGAARQLFLLLRHWDENIKLNMLCYNPNNM from the exons ATGGTGGGGCTGAGAAATCGCTCAACATGGGAACCACTGCTGCTCAAGGCCTCCAGCATCAAGTCTTGTGCCAACGGCTGCTCGATGGGCATCACTGCACACCTTACATACGCCAACGCTGATATAGAGTCTGTCGAAG GTGTTTTTGTGTACCCTCTCGGGGAAAAGGAGGTTGTGGTGGGCTTTGAGGCTGTGATCGCAGGCCGGCTAGTGGGGGTACAGATCCAGAGCCGAGGGAAGGTGAAAGACTGCTGTTTGGATTGCTGCCCTGGATCTGGTCTTGATGGACACTGTGGGAATGGCCGGGAGTGGGGCTGCTGCGGGACTTCCAGCTTGGATATGCAATGCACTAACG gGCATCTCATCCTGGATGAAGACCTGGAAAGAACCACTTTCATTGTGGGCTGTGGTATCATTGGCCCCATGGACATAGTGTCTGTTGTTATAAGCACTACGCTAGAACTCCCTACATTAGAAAACGGAGCAATTCGCATTGTCTACCCAACACTGCTTACACCGATCGTGACAGGCCAGATGACTGCAAGCAAGAGTGAAAATGGAGGGAAATCTGAGGAAACTGG GGGAACAAGCTGTTTTGGTGCCACCCCAGGGAAACAGGACAGAGCTTTGGACGCTGCGCAGCAGTGCTCCCACACCATCTTCACCAGTCCAGCTGCCAACCTGGCACCATATGAGCTCAACTTCCAGCTGCTGGTCAGAGCAGCCTGTCTGCTGGCTG GACTGGAGAGTCCTACTCATGCTTTGAGGGCAGACGCTGACCCGAGTGCCCAAAGTGCCTCTGCCACCTACATCACCTTGGCACAAGAGCATCCATATGACAGACACATAGAGATCATTTTGCACCTCAGTG AACCTCACAGTCCATTGGTCATCTTAGAGAGAGGCAGGCTGTCCTTCagccagtatgagcagcagacCTCTTCACGCCGTGATTTCATTCGCTGCACCCGCAAAGATTCAGACCCCGAAAGAAAG CTTGAGTTTGTGAGGAGGCGATACCACAAGGACATCCTCTGTAGCCCCGTTCTGATGCTCAATTTCTGCCCTGACTTGCTGTCTGAACCTCTGGAGCTGTACAAAGCCAGCAGAGAGTTGCTGTTCCTTGTTGATCGTAGTGGCAGCATGAGTGGCACCAACATTCATCGAGTAAAG gaAGCCATGGTGGTGGCTCTGAAGAGTCTGCCTTCTGGTACAATGCTCAACATTGTCGGCTTTGGGACCACGATCAAACCTCTGTTCACCTCCAGCAAGCTCTGCACTGAT GTGACTCTAAAGCAGGCCTATGAATACATCCAGAGGATGAGAGCAGATATGAGAGGCACCAACCTCCTGGGGGCACTGTCCTGGCTCTGCCAGCAGCCCATGCAGCGCTCATATCCTCGTCAGGTCTTCATCATCACGGATGGGTCTATAAGCAATGTGGCCAAAGTGCTGGAGCTGGTACGCAGAAACACATGCACTGGCAG ATGCTTTGGGCTAGGACTTGGCACCCGAGCCTGCAGGAGACTCCTGCAGGGCATGGCCAAACTGACAGGAGGGACCACAGAGTTCTTGGATGATGAAGAGAGACTACAGCCCAAG TTAATCAAGTCTCTAAAAAAGGCCTTTGAACCTGTGCTGACTGATGTTAGGATTGACTGGTACCTGCCAGAGAACATGGAAGCTCTTCTTTCACCCAATGAAATCCCTCCACTCTACCCTGGTGACTGCCTCATTGGATACTGCACTCTTTATGACATGACCAATTTCAAAGCAAAAAAGATAGAG TCTCAGGGTCAGGACTATAAAGGATTTCACCGTGGCTCTACTGGGTCAGTTTTTGGCCAGTCAAATGATGAGCTTTCACCTCCTCCTGCTTCTGAGTTAATGCCTGTGGTGACACATGCAGATGGCACTGACCTGGAGGAAGCTCTGAGGGAAATTTCCAGAGAAATTTCTTCTGAGTTCTCCTGTGCCAGAGACACTGACCCTGGAACCAGTCCAG GTGTGGAGCTGGACATGTCCAGTGATATAAGGAGGAGGATCCAGGAGAGTTCTTATATTCAGGAGCAGTATGTTCTCACTCACTGCTCCCTCAGCA TGTTGGATACAGGGTCTCTACCACAAGGCCTTGAGAAGATGGCCCCTCCAGAACAGAGGTCATCCTTGTCTCGATGGGCAGACCCAGCATGGCAGCAAAACCTTTCAGCTGAAACTCCTGACAACGATGCGAGAAAG AATGGGTGTTTGGAGAGAAGCGAGGAATATCGTAGGAGGCAGAAAGCACTAGCACGTTCAACTATGGCAGCACGAAGTTTCTCATCACCCCAGGGTGAACTAGAGATGCATCGCCTTAGGAGAGCTCTGGAGAGGGTCTCTTTTGACCAGACACTAGGAGGGAGACTGGATGAAAGTGATGGGGAAACAAAGCCTTCATCAAGAGGGACAGTTTCCCACCGGAGCCTCACAGACTCCA ATGGACTCCTGTTTCCTGCCTCTCCCCTGGACTGGGATAACCTCACAGACCCTGAGTATTTCTTCACTGCTGTACCTCCAGAGGATCCTCCACCAGGTCAGTGCCGCTCCTTGATTCACGGCCACCTGAGCGGCAAACCAGTGTCCTGGGAGGTCACTGTGGACCTGGGGCATCTCTGGACCCCTGAGGGTGAGGAAATCACAGGGGTTGATAGATGTGGAGGTGGAGGGGAAGAAGGAGGGAAACCATGGGAGGAGATCATTCACCAACTGACTGCTCGCTCAGTTATAAAGGACTTTGAGAAAATGGCAGAAAAGGAGAGTGATAATGGACATG GTTCAGTTAAACGACACCGTATGAAGGCTATTCAGACAAGTAAGCATTGTAACATCATCTGTATGTACACAGCCTTCACTACCACAGACAGCAGCGCCAACAAAGGCTTGACGAGAGGCATGGATGTTTACAACACTG ggATTCATATGGGAAGGAGACTGAGTTCTCAGTCAGGTAGTCACAAGCAGAGAGCCTACTCTGTGGGACTGGGCAGACGGTGTACCAGCAAAGACAGCGAAGAGGTCGAAGACAACTATAACTCTACAG ACAGAGATGACACTCCTGCCTCACCCTGTAGCGTTACATCCTGGGACTCTA ATGTAGGTGGCATCGGCTACTGTGCTATGGCCCCTGCAGCAACTGGCAGCACCTGCAGTCGTTCACAGCGATCCATAGAGAGCAAGTCAATGGAGAGCTTCTTTGGGACCAG GTTCCCACTAGGCAGACTCAGGTCTTCCATCTCGTCAGGGAAGCAGGTTCCTCTGAAGTCCCACTGTTTATCTGCAGAGACTGACAAACAACCTGACAGTGAAGCTCCTGACTACCTGCCTCTG GTGCATCTGCAGCTTGCGTCAGGAGCTTTTCTGCTCACAGAGATTTACTCCGACTGTGTCCAGATCCCTCTGGACCGACTTAAAAGAGCATCACCTTACAGTCTGCATCGTCGCAGTCTCAGTCCAGCCTTCCGCTGTACATCTCCTAGTGCTCCCTCTTTATCTACCACTGCCAAACCTCCAGGCGCTCTCGCTAGCCACCATGTTACCTTTTCTCCCTCTGCGTGCTCCCTCACCAAGCCAACTGCTCCTCCTTTCCATCACACTCCAGATGACACCCCACTGATTTTGGAGTCAAAGCTTTTAAGAAGACACTTATCTGACCGAGACCCTGCCACCTCACCCCCTGACTTCCCCAGCTCTGAAGAAGGCTCTTTGGAGCTATCTGTCGGCCTCTCTCAGAGCCAGAGCCTTGGCCAAGCGGACAGTGGTCGTGGTTCAGAGACAGACGTCTGTGAGGGCATTTCAGCTGAGCCACCAGACCTCCAGAGCAGCAGCCTGCTGGCTCAGGAGGATTTGGAGGGCTCAAGCtgggccacagctgtggctctGGCTTGGCTGGAGCACCGATGTGCTGGCTACTTCATGGAGTGGGAGCTAGTAGCAGCAAAAGCAGACTTCTGGCTACGTTGTCAGGAGCTGCCAGAGGGTGTGGACCTGGCAGGGCTCAGAGGAGCAGCCAGACAGCTGTTCCTGCTGCTGCGCCACTGGGATGAGAATATTAAACTTAACATGCTGTGTTATAACCCCAATAACATGTGA